The genome window TGTATCAGAGTGTGAGGTGGGCGGGCAGGGTTTCTAGATTCAGAAGGGGTGTCTCTGGGTCTTTGACAGTAGGAGCTCTCAGAGGCTGGGGACGGGGCATACAGCTTGGAGCCTCCGAGATGGGGGATGCCATGATCCGAAGGTCTCGGGCCGGTCTGGGGCAGGTCTCAGAGGTCCAAGCTCGCGGGTGTCTCATTTCCACCGCCTCGGGCCAAGCGGCCCCAGTAAGGTTATCAGCTGGCAGGGGCAGCCCCCGACCCCTGTGAGGCGACGCTTAAAGGCCCGAGCCTGGGGAGGTGGCTCGGGAGccggcgggggcggcgggggcgggcgCGCGGCGCGGGTCCGCGTCCTGCTCGTAGCGGTAGTGGTAGCCCTCCATCTGGTCCCGGCAGGCCTCGCGCAAGTTGCGCATCCAGCGCTGGATGCCGCGGCGGTTTAGGTAGAGCACCATGAGGAAGATGAGGCCGATGAGCGCCAGCACCAGCCCGAAGAAGACGTAGGAGGCCTCCAGCTCCGGGCCGGCGGCTTCTACTTCTTCCCCGCGGCCGTCGGCGTCGCCGTCGGCGCAGAGCAGCCGCGCCTCGTCCAGGTCCAGGAGAGGCCGCTCGTGCAGTGCGCGCGGGGAGGCGCAGCGCAGGCGCCGCGCGTCGGGGACGCGCTCCGTGGCGTTGCGCAGCCAGGCCAACAGGGGGCGCGCGGCGCAGCCGCAGCGCAGCGGGTTGTCGGCGAGCAGGAGGCGCGGCCCGGGAAGGCCGCCATCGCGCTCCAGCGCGTGCAGCTCGTCGGGGCCCAGGCCGGTCAGCGCGTTCAGGTGCGCGTCCAGCTGCTCGAGGCGCGGCAGGCGCAGCGCGGCGGGCGGCAGGCGGCCCAGCGCGTTGCCCGCCAGGCCCAGGAGACGCAGCTCGGCCAGCGGGGCGAGCGCGGCGTCCAGCGCGGCCAGCAGCGCGGGGCCTCCCCGCGCCAGCGCGTGGTTGAGCTGCAGCGAGCGCAGCGCGGGCAGGTCGCGGAAGGCGCCGCCGCCCAGGGTGCGCAGCGGGTTGTGGCTCAGGTCGAGCGCCGCCAAGCTGGGCAGCCCGTCGAAGGCGCCGTCCTCCACCACCTCGATGTTGTTGTGCGTGAGGCGCAGCGCGGTCAGGTGCGGCAGGCGCACGCCCGGCGCCGTCGCCTCCGCCTCCTCCCCGTCCGCGTCCCCGCCGGCGAAGGCGGCCACGCGCAGCACCGTCAGGTTGGCGCCCACGATGGTGAGGTTGCGCGCGTCGGGTGGCACGTCTCGCGGTGGCTGCCTGAGCTCGGCGCCCGAcgcgcagcgtagcagcagctTGGGGCCACCGAAGCAGTAACACTGGAAGGGACAGGGCGCAGCGGGCCGGCTCAGCGCCGCCGCCACGAGCAGCAGCCCTGGCAGTAGCGGCCCCTGGAGCCCCGGCCGTCCCGCGCGCCGGGCCATCGCGGCCGCCCCTGCATCCAGCGCCCGGGCCGCTGCGCTCGCCAGTGAGTTGGGAGCGCCTGGAGGGGGGCACGGGTGGGGCAAGTCCTTGACCCGGAGCAGCTGGCAGTCTCGGTCGGTCGGTTCGCTGTCTCTAAAGTCCGAGCAGCCTTCACTTTCCTGGGGGCGAGATGGGCCAGGCAGGGATCGGAGCCCCCACCCCCGGTGCCCTCGCCCTGCGCTCCGGCCTCCGGCTTCCGCGGCCGTTCCGGGCTCGGAGCCGAGTGGGCAGGGTTtgcctcccccctccccgccTCCCGGTCTCCTCCTCCGCCCCCAGCGGAGTCTCCGCGCCCTCCTCGCCGAGGGAGGCGGGGTGGGAGGCTCGGGGGAATCAGGGCTTTCGGCTGCTGCGCTTTCTCTCACCCCTCTCCGGCTCCAGCGCTGCTGAGAAGTTTGGGTTCCGGAGGCTCTGACTTGCTTCCCTCTTTTTCCCCCATCCCCCACGTTTGAGCTggttccctcctcctccctttctggcaCGTGTGGGGCGGGGCCCGGCTGAGGAGAGCAGGCAGGTGGGAGCAGGCAGGTCAGCACCCGGGAGAATTTGGGTGGAGGACTTTAGAGCTGCCCCGACGAGAGGAGACACGGATGAGGGGTGGGCTGGCAAAGTTACTCGTTTTTCAGCCTCTTCCTAATCTCTGTGATCAGCGAAAGGGCTGTActaggagagggagagagactggaaaatCCCCAGCCTCAACCTCCTCCTGTGCGACCCCGGTGTCATTAGACCAGGCCATGTCACCACCCCTGCAGGTCCTGTGAGACCATCATTTTCTGGATCCCATCCCATCCCCTGGGTGAGTCTGCACACCCTgaacccccaccccagctctgatTGCTCTGCCGCTGCCGGGAGGTCTCCCATCTGGTTTCCTGCTGGACTCCTCCCAAGCTCTCTCCTAGGCACAGGGAAGGACCCGTGGGTGTAGTGATTTTGCTCTTTGCTTTCCCTCCCTGCCCTAGCACCTGAGCACCCCACTAGAACCCTGGGGTTCCATTAGACACCATCAACCAGCCCCTCCACGGCTCCATGCTTTCTCACTTGTAAGTGTTGAATGGGGTAGGAGGGTTTGGGGCTCCAGAAGTTGGGAGAACAGGAGCAGATTTTGCAGCATGGAGTGAGGGGTTTCCGAGGGGGCCGGGATGAGGTGGGGACTGAGCTGTTTATACGTTTGTTTTgttctggattcttttttttttttttctttccagaactGGGAAGCTCCAGACCCGATTTAAAGAGACAGGCTCCTGAGAAGGGAGCATTCCTAGCCTTGGCATGAATTATTCAGGCTGGAGACTGATACTTGATCCACACACCATTCCGGTATCAGCAGAGCTAGTTGGGATAAAggctccctcctcccaccctctatTCCCCCATCCAAGAATCagtctctttctcctgatttgGGGACAGTTGTTTGGTTGACTTCTTCCCTGAGGTTATATTTAACGGATCGACCAACAGATCAATACCACTTAAGCAGAAGAGGCAGACCCTGCAGTGGCCTGGGTCTTGGGTGAGAACCAACCTTAAGGACCAGGTCTGGTAATGCTGGGGGTCCCCCAGCCCTCTCTCTCCCTTATCCCAATTATAAGCTCTCCCAGGTATTAGCAGATGAGAACAGTTAACAGTTGCACGTGCAGAATTGGACATGTCTGAATAGTTGCTTGTGTAAGGTTGTACATGCGCATGTGCTTGTACACGTAGAGGCAAGCTTGAGACACAGACCTAGGTGTGTCCACATGTGAGCACAGACTCATGCTTACTTGGATGTGCATACATATGCGTGGGAAGGCTTGCACAAGCTTGTGCATAGTTCCAGGCAGGCTCAGATGTGCCTCATGCAAGTGTGTACAGGCTCATTCATACATGTGCTCATATGAACAGTTTTGAGTGCATCTGGTATGTGTCCATAGATTCATAAGCACATACGTAATTGAATATGCACACTTCTGGGCCAATGCAGGTTCTTGGGTGCATTCACAGAGGGGCGAGCTTACAGACCCATGCATGCAAACATGCATCCAAAGATTGGCTGGGAGCCCACTCCTGCCTTATACTGTGCCCTTGTCTGTGGAGGTAACAGGGTGGTGACATCTTTTCTCATGTGGGCATAAGTGCTCAAGTAGGTGCTGTTGGGGCTTGGGCCCTCAAGCGTTGCACTCCCCCCAGCCCTGACCCACACTGAGCACCCCACACGCCCCAGCTTTGACATTTCCCATAGCAGGAGGCACTGGATTTTCTTCACTGTTGTTTCTAGTACAGGGACTAGCACAAGAGAGTGTGCAGTAAATGTTTGTGgaccaatgaatgaatgagtgaacagtCTCTGCTTCCCTGTCCTGTCACATAGAGATCCTTCTGCTTCCAGCCCCCGAAGAATCACCACTGCCAAGGCCAGAGCTTCCTCCCCAGTCCCCCATGATAGCTGGCTTCTGATTAGCTGGTGCTGCCACCCTCACCCCCCAAAGGGGCTGCAGGGCAATAGGCAGCCTTGATTGGAAAGTGCTAGGAACCTCAGTTGGGGaaaggaggcccagagagaaaCTAGAATCATCAGGTACCAGAGAGCAAGGCACATATTCTCTGTGTTGTacacaaatggggaaactgaggccagaaggTCAGGGACTTGCCAGTGGTTGTCAGGGATTAGCCTGGAAATCTGGCCCCAGAGTTCTTGCCCAGGGCTCTGTCCAAGATGGTAGGCTGTGTCTCAGAGGGTCGTGTGCCACAGGGAAGTCTCATTCTGACCCCGGGAAGTTGAGGCCAGGAATGGATGCCACAGTTGGTCTACTGTGACCTCAAACCTCTCTACATCTGGGCTAtcagcttcctcttctgtaaagcAGGTAGGCTTCGGAATTCCTATCCTTCCTGTTCCTCCCAGGGCTGTTGTGATAAAGTGAAAGTTCTTCAAAACAGGAAAAGCTATATCACCTATGGTGTGGGGACCTAGCATCCATCCCTCCAGGCTTTTACCATGTGACCCTGGGTAAGGCATGGCCCCTTTCTGGGACTAATTAGCTTTCATGTCATTTTTCCCTGTTTCATGTTCCTTCATCCCCCAACATAGCAAATTCATGGTGCATATTAATAAAATGAGTCTTTGTTTACTCTTTCTGTTAATGGCCTCTACCcagcctctcctctctccctgcttTGTGCAAGTGTTTTCCTTCCAAGTTCTGGAACAAGTTCTCCCTGAGTTTTCCTGGAACCAGGTCTGTGAGCCATTTGGGGGTCTCTGTTTTCTAGAACAGCCTCTCCATCTTGGAGCTGTCAGTGTTCAGTATgaagtaggtgttcaataaatgtatatCCACTTGAGTCTGAGGCTGTGTGTTTGTTCTTTGATGCATCCAGTGGAAGTATCTTTTCTTGGACTACTTGCCCCACCTGGAGTCATGTCCCCTTTACTCACTTTCTCCAGTCCAGCCCACTACCCTTCCGAGCTCAGCATGAGTTTTGCTCCCTCCAGGAAGCCCCCCTGGCTTTCTGCTCTATCCTTTGAACTAGAGGCTGAACTGTCAGCAACGGGGGCTCAGGGCTGGTCTGATTTCCTGTGTTGTCAGCACACAGCTCAGGGCTCAGCACAGAGAAGGCATCAGGGAATGTTTACTTaatgaaataatgattttaaaatctttggCTTGATCCTCCCATCCCTATGAGGCAAGCTTGGTGAGGATCCCCCATCTACACATTATATCAGGAGACAGCTGCCCAGGAAGGTTAAGTGCTTcccccaaggttgcacagctgaCTGGGACCTGAGCCTGACGGGAGCTCAGGTTTCTTTGCTCATCTCCTTTGCCGCAGCCCTCCCCATTCTAGGCTGCCTCCTTCCTGAGAGTGTGACTGGGTCAGATCCCAGGGGAGCCTGTGGGCAAGGAGCTCAGGCCCTCGGGGTTTCCTTAGGACTCAGAGCAAGTGAGGTTCCTCCATCCCCACCCAAGCAGAGTGATCATCTGCCCCGTACCCAGGTGAGAATTCCCCATGTCAATCACACTTCTTGAATTTATTATCCCACCAGGTCTCAGAGTTCCTCCCTGAGCATTACAAGGCATTGTTGCCTCCCGGAGCCTCTGGCTTCTTCATTGGGTCCCCTTACTCCTGACAAAGACCCTGCTGTCTGTAAGCTCCACTGAGCCTTACAGACAGCAGGGTAAGGTAGGGAGCAGAGAGGTTTGGTGACTTCCCTGAGGACATCCAGCAGGTAGCCCTTTCCTGTCAGGCTCCAGCTCCATTTGTCATCAGAGGTGTTTCAATATTACTGAAGTTCTCGGGCAAGTCTCTTTGCCTTtctagacctcagtttccctgtctgcaAAAAAGTATGTGTGGATGGGATGGTCTTGGAGGGCCTTTTAGTCCTGTGCTGCTTGGCTTTTGGGGGTCAGGGAGGGGAAATTAATACTGTGATTTGCTTAAGATGATTCCCCCACCTTCTCAATGTATGACCTTCTACTTGGCTTCACCCCAGTTAAGGTCTTAGTTTGCCCGACTATAAAGTGGTGGTAGGGTGGTCTGGGGGTCCTTCCAGGTCTGGTGCTATAACATCCTGTGATCCAGACTGCTTTATCCTGGCAGCCCTCATGCTGTCCTCCGTTCCCCTCTGTTCCCCCTTCCTCCGAGGCAAACGGAGGAGCAGCCTGGCTGGCCTGACATGATGAAGATCAGTCATTAGGTAGTGGGGGAGGCCCCAGATTCTCTCCTATTACGTAGCTTCCATGCCAGCAGGGAGGGGAAAACTTCACTGTGGGCCTTGCTGTTGCCATTTCTTACAACCCCTTCTCCACCCCGCCTCCACTGCCATGAGACACAGGAAAATCCATAGGCCCAAGATTCATTTTCTCCTTTGAGTCAGCAGAGGCCAGCTCTGCTTCTGAGGGGCGGGCAACTGGCTTTTAAATAACTCTCTGATATTTAATACCCTCCTCTTCCACTCTGCGGCTTGAGCCTCTGGGGAAAGGCTACAATAAATGAGCTGGATGAGTCCTCTGAAAGTCGTGAATGTTTTTGCCTCCACCTCAATCCTCCCTCCCCTACCTAGACTCTCAGGTCATCGAAAAAGGTGATTCCTTACATTTGTACCTTGCTTTACAGTTTGTAAGTGGTGCCCCAGGCTGGTTTGTCATCCCGTTTAGAACTGGAAACTGACCTTTAGAAAAGGGGAGTGGCCCCACTTGGGTTTTGGTCTTGGTCCACTGGCTGTGTGGTTATGGGCAGATCCCTGTCCCTCCCTGGGTTTCTATTTGCTCCCTTATGCTACCAGGTGGTTCAGCCGGGGGTTGCCACTGGTCTCCCTCTAGCTGTAAAATTTCATGATTTGTGGTGCTAGTCTAGATCTCCTTCCCTAATGGAGCCCCTCTGTTTCTACACTCTTCTCCAAGGAGAAGCTAAAGAATAGAGTAGACTGAAGCTCCAGGCCAGGTAGGGTCTGGCCCCAGAATTCTAGTGTAGACTCTTTTGAGTCAGGGGCAGGAGTGGGtgtggggaaagagaaaggagcagagttgggctccttcctttcccttttttcttttgcagaccAAGAGCAATGACCTATTTGCATCTTGGTTTTCTTAAAACTTGGGGTCTCAGCAGCTGTGGTTACAGTTTGATAAGGTGGGAACAAAACCCTCTTCCTCAGCTGTGCCAGGGCCCAGTCTTCTGAGAATGGAAGTTAGTGGGCCTAGTTCTCCTGGCTTTGTCTCTGTTCTGCATTATTCAGAAGACAGAGGTTGATATCTCTGTTGGCTATGTGAGAACACTAGGAGGTTAAGAGCTGTGCTTGGGGTCACCCCAGATTAATGATGGAACAAGGCCTATAatctaggttttctagttctctgCTTGGTGTTCATGCCTCTGCCCTGATCCAGGCAGGGAGTTAGGGGCTGAAGGGGATGGGAGAGGTGGGTGGGATCCTGCTCAGGTTTGGAAGTTACCTTAGCTTTTTAAGGTCCAACTTCCTTAGCCTTCTCTTGAGTCCTCATGCTCTTCCTCAGTTGTACCGAGCCTTCTACTTCTTGAATCACAGAATCTTGTAATCAAAACATTGAATTCTAAGAACCTCAGACTCAGAGAGCCATAAAATCATGGTCTCTTTGAGTCAGAACAGACTCTTCACTGCCAATCAGAAAATGGCTTTGAACcttaacagatgaatggagaaCACAAGATGATGCGTTTTTAAACTACTGTATTTCTGATAAAGACATATGTACATGGCAAAGATGAATGGAAACGGAAATAAGTGAAAAGACATGTAGTAGTGTACGATGGTGCATGTATTCTTTTCAAActtaataaagaattaaaagctaatttaacattaaaagaaaaataagagtattggtcctggggaaaaaaaaaaacagactcttATGGTGTTAGTAATATGAATGGTGGTGAATGAAACACTTGAGCCTGTGGTAGGTTGTTATATTAATGGTCCCAAATGAATCCTGCGTGTCTGTATCCATACTTTTGTGCTGTCCTTTCCCCCACTGACTTTGACTTGGCCATCTGATTTCCTTTGGCTAATGAGATGTCAGAAAATGTGATGCAAACAGAGGATTTAAAAGTGCTTGTGCATTTGGGGCTCACCTCTTCTTACTCCCCTGAAATCACCATGTGTAGAAACACAAGTAAGCCTCttagaggaagagacagaaatgAACCATCCCAACTAAAGCCCTCTAGACCAACCAGCTCCCAGATGATCTTCCATCTGGCTCCAGCTGCCTGAGTGGCCACAGGTGAGACCAGCAGAACTACCCAAATGACCCAAGCCCAAATTCCTGATTGGAATTTTGAACAAATAAAATggtggttttaagccactaagttttggggtagtttgaTCCACAGCAGTAGATAACTGATGCAGAGCCTTAGAATTAGAAATGTAGAATCATGCTCATAGATTCCATATACCCTCACAATCACAGCAACATAGAATCCTAGGACCAGAAACTGGAACCATTGATGTAGAATCTGAGGAATAGAAGGGTCCTTGAAAACACCTTCTTTAATGCCCACCCAGTGTGACACTCCTTCCATTCACAGACCGTTTGACCCACTCACCATCTTTCAACACTGAGCCCTCCCCCCCCCACAGGTGTCCCTTATTCTTCAGTATTCTGTCCATTGTGTCACACAGTCTTCTTGTTATACCCCTCAGCTGGCTTCTCAATCCCTTCCTTCTACTCTAGGAAGCCTTCCCATGTTGATCTGCTTCTTCTGGTCCTGGGAGCTAAATGTGGACTTGGTGGAAATTTATCTTGGTATTTAGTTCAGTTCCTagcgcagtgcctggcacagagcataTGTTGAGGAAGACCTTTACCACCACCCCAACAAGACTCTCGTTTCACCGATCCCTGCCCTGTTCCCTCACAACTGTGGGCCATGACCTGTCCACGGTGCTGAATGTCTTTATCTTTACCACTTACTGCTTCAGAATGGCAACTTCCCAAGGTAGGAAGCCTTCCGGCTGGACTATTTAATGCAAAATGATATGTGGTGATGGGGATGTATAATAATTAGGAATAGGTTCAACTGTATGCATCAGAATGTCCAAAACAACAGTCTTTTAAATGATACAGATATAGAAgttcattttttctctcataaAAGAAAGTCCAGATGTAGTAGTGCAAAGTCTGAGTGGTCTCCCCACAGTCGTGAGGAACCAAAACTCATTCCTGTCTCTCATTCTGCCTTTCCCAGGTGTAGTCCTCATTCTTGTGGTCCAAATGACTGCTGGAACATCAGCCATCACATCAGATAGCAAATGGAGGAAAGAGATAAATAAGAGTGTCCCTTCTCTTTATGGGTACTTTCCATAACTCTATCCAATACTTTGACTTACACAGCCACATGTAACAGCTCTAAGGGGCTGGTGAGATAATGTGTTCAACGAAAAGTTTTGGTTCTTATTactgaggaggaaggagaaatagCTATTGAAAAGGAACTAAAAGTCTCCGATATTAGTAATGGAACAGTGGTGTTGATGGTGACAGTGGCCGTGGTATAATAGTTGTGGTGTGGATAGTACTAGTGATGATAATGGTGGTGTGGTGACATTAGTGGTAGGGTGGTAATGGtaatagtggtgatgattgtagTGATGGTGGTGAAGAATTAGTAATGGTGAGGATGATGATGCAAGTAAAGCTGATGGTCAGGTCTAGGAGCACAAATCTGCTTAAGCATCAGCCCAGACTAGGAGAACACTGGGAGATGGACCCAGTGACCACAAAGTGtctagtgccttggggcctgctccAAGCCATGCAGGAGTGACTTCTGGCACCCCCGCTGCTTTCCAGTTCATCAGCTACAAGCCTCCTACCTTCTGGAATCCAAGTCACCCCCAGAAGAGTATGAATCAGATTCCTCCATATTCAGTCTGGAAATAACTCTGAAATGGAAACTTTATGCCTTAGAGAGATAAAGCAGGAAGGGCAATATTGGACGTCCATTTATTAGACAATAAACACTAATGGGATTTTTCTGTTATAGTCAAGGAAAATTTTGCTGTGAAATACTCAGAGAAGCACATGGACACATAGCTTCAGAAATAGAGACAAGTCATTACAAAGACAGACTAGCAGAGAAAGAGTTACAGATATGCAGACAAACAGGCCCACAGTCACAGATTCCATGGGCACAGACACACTTGTCTCACAAGGATGCATCAGGCCAACTGCTCTCCCCAAAGAGATACAAGCCACCTGGCCATCTCATTCCAAACGGCAACTTTTATGTTGCCACCTTGATCCCATGTACTGAAGATGGTGAGGAGCCATAAATGACAATGCTGAGGGGGTGACCTTTGATACCCATCTCACCTGGAAGGAGATTGCACCAGTTTGCCATGGTCTGTACCAGGCTCTGTGGCTGAAGGTGACCAGGAGGGTGGATCTTGGGTAGGAGGGGGTGTGTCCTCCATGAAGTCTCCCCCAGGGGACCAAGGACACATCTGGAAGCCATTAGCAGAGAGGCCATCAGACAGCAGGCTCTAGCTCCAGGTGAGAAGGCGTGATGAGAACATGTGGCAGCCTCCCAGTGACTGGAGCTGGAGCATGGAGGACACATTGGCACTGAGCAGTTCCAGCATCACTCCCCCAGCACCCACCTAGACTGCAGAGCTATCCACAGCACAGGCCCTAGAGCTCAAGATTGTTGGTGAGCCCACCTCCAGTTCATTTCCCATACCTTGGACATCAGATTTTCTGGCTTCTCTAGCGACActcctcttccaggaagtcttcctgaTGCCTCCTCTGGCCCCCttagtctctttctttctctgctcttgcTCAGAGCTCCTCTATGACACTGCCTGACTAGCATACCTTTTCCATTGATCTGTGCTTCTTCACAAGTGGCAGTCCTGCCTGGCTGCAGCCACCAtggccctcctctccccagctggGCCAGCTTTATTTCACTGTAGTCAAAGTCCTTTCCTAGTGAATGAAGATGTTTGGATCCCACCTTGGGTCTCAGCCGCCTTTGCTGCTCATCCTTGGCCCTGGACCTCAAGACTGACTAGGCATTTCCCAGTGCTGGAGTGCTGGAGCTCCCAGCTCATGATGGAGCTCCAGAGAGCCTGCTCTTTGCAGACAGACCATCTGTTGCTACCAGCCTAAGCCTTAAGAACCGGATGTTCTTGCCATCCCAGAGCCTATTTTCCCCTCCCAGCCTCATGGTGGCCATTTACCAGGATGATCTGTTGCTGCTTTTCCCCATTGGGTCTGGTCCTAGGTTTCTGGATTTCCCTAACTGTGTCCCAAAATGATAGAGAAAGCTTGCAGACCAGGTGGGGTTGGAATAACTTTCTCTGCACCCCAATATGGGTGTGATATCCCTGGGGATCTTTATGAGCTCATCACTCACTGTGAGTGGGCAGAAAACCTCGAAGGCTGGCCAGAACATTGATTATGGGCTTTTCCACATATTCCTGGACTTAGGACAGGAACCtctggacagatggatggacagaaGACTGAGTAGTCAAGAAGAAGTTCCCTATTGAGGCAACTCCAGACTCTGTCTCAGCAGCCCTTGTGGCACAGCCAGGGTAAACAGCTCTCACCCTGagcttagcacagggcctggtgaGGGCTTTAGCTTTTTCCTGCCAGTGTGTCCCAGCCCTGgcctggagaaggaaaaaagaagccaGTTGGAAATTCAGAAAAGGAAAGGCTAAAAAGGAGCCCACAATTGGCACTAATTAgccactgagaaagaaaaaaaaaggaggtcaGAGGACTGAGTCTACTTCTGAAAGAAAGCATCTGGCAGGCAGAGCTGTGGTGGGTCCTCGTccccacagtgcccagcacagggcttggcCCACACAGACCCATCTGACAGGAAACTTTAGGCCCCCCAGCTGGGGGCAGGGCTCCACTTCTACCCATAGACCCTGTCCTGGCCCTCTCCTCTGGAAGAGGCAGCTGGctaaagggaaagagggagggaggatgggaggagggagggaaggcagacTCAACTGAGCATCACTGTGTGCTGTGCACTGAGCTGAGAGCTTTACGTACGTGAttgtatttaattctcacaatggcCCTGAGGGGTAGGCACCTTGgacctaatttttaaatatagaggttgattttgaataataaataaataaatagaagtggACGCTCACTCAGGATAAGTAGGCCACCCAAGATCATGCGTTGAAAAGGGACCGAGTAGAGAGCCAAGCTCAGGCTTTATACTTGGGAGCCTGTGTTCTTGGTGCTGTGACATGAGCACTTGGAGGGCAGAGCGGTTGCCTGCATCATTTCTGTGCCCCAGTGCTCAGCCCAGGGAGGGTGGCACATAGCAAGTACTGAGAAGATCTGTTGAACTTGACAGGCAGGAGAGGCTGAGCCgggaaaggacacaaaaagaggGAGACAGATGGAGGAATGATAGAGGTACTACAGAGTCAGAGAGAAGCAGGTCACTCCCATCCCACGGGACGCCAGGCAGAGTACCCCTGAGGGAGCTTTCCCGGGGTCCAAGAAAATGCCCAACTGAACATAGCCATGTGTCTGGCCATGGGGGGAGGCAGGAAGAAGTGCATTCTTCTCCCCTGTTTGTCACCCCTGCCCAGATGGTTAAGcggaagcagagaacagaatgaaGAATCTTTAGCTCTTGCTGGAGCCAAGCCACCccttctggagcctgggaagatCACCAGCAGGTGAGCTGGCCCAGAGCCAGGCCATGGTCCAGAGTTGGGGAGGGTGGGCGTTGAGGAGAAGAGGGCATGCTGGGACTCAGGGCAGCTCACTGTGGGCATGGTGCCCTTCCACACAGGCTGGATCTTCTGGCAGGGCCAAGTGTCCTTAACAAAGGACAGAAGTAGCAGAAAGGGGATGAGGAGGTGGATCATCCTTTGGCCCCACCTATGGGCACCCCAGTAGCAGCTGCGGCGAAAGAGA of Cynocephalus volans isolate mCynVol1 chromosome 4, mCynVol1.pri, whole genome shotgun sequence contains these proteins:
- the TPBGL gene encoding trophoblast glycoprotein-like — encoded protein: MARRAGRPGLQGPLLPGLLLVAAALSRPAAPCPFQCYCFGGPKLLLRCASGAELRQPPRDVPPDARNLTIVGANLTVLRVAAFAGGDADGEEAEATAPGVRLPHLTALRLTHNNIEVVEDGAFDGLPSLAALDLSHNPLRTLGGGAFRDLPALRSLQLNHALARGGPALLAALDAALAPLAELRLLGLAGNALGRLPPAALRLPRLEQLDAHLNALTGLGPDELHALERDGGLPGPRLLLADNPLRCGCAARPLLAWLRNATERVPDARRLRCASPRALHERPLLDLDEARLLCADGDADGRGEEVEAAGPELEASYVFFGLVLALIGLIFLMVLYLNRRGIQRWMRNLREACRDQMEGYHYRYEQDADPRRAPAPAAPAGSRATSPGSGL